A window of the Helianthus annuus cultivar XRQ/B chromosome 4, HanXRQr2.0-SUNRISE, whole genome shotgun sequence genome harbors these coding sequences:
- the LOC110936381 gene encoding transcription factor DIVARICATA has protein sequence MKWETANSSSWMMEDSLKSTIWTPVENKLFENALAKFDKDTPDRWQRVAEMVPGKTVADVMKQYKELEDDVSSIEAGLYPKYGYNCSTSSFTLEWGNNNEFDGFPYRKRSAAAAAAASVPMALVAAGRPLEQERKKGVPWTEEEHKLFLLGLKKYGKGDWRNISRNFVVTRTPTQVASHAQKYFIRQLSGGKDKRRASIHDITTVNLNENSGSSSEYKTAALPEQCKFQWNQPNSESTTMDLNQAYGNMFMSPTYGGTMYGGGGLQIGVPNNMVFQMQTTYPL, from the exons ATGAAGTGGGAAACAGCCAATTCATCAAGCTGGATGATGGAAGATAGCTTAAAGAGCACAATATGGACTCCTGTTGAGAACAAGTTGTTTGAAAATGCTCTTGCTAAGTTTGATAAAGATACGCCTGACCGCTGGCAGCGGGTGGCGGAGATGGTGCCCGGGAAGACGGTGGCGGATGTGATGAAACAGTACAAGGAGTTAGAAGATGATGTTAGTAGTATTGAAGCAGGGCTGTATCCAAAATATGGATACAATTGCAGCACTTCTAGTTTCACTTTAGAATGGGGAAACAATAATGAATTTGATGGGTTCCCATATAGGAAAAGGTCTGCGGCTGCTGCTGCGGCCGCCTCTGTCCCCATGGCTTTGGTGGCAGCCGGGCGGCCGCTTGAACAAGAAAGGAAAAAGGGTGTTCCGTGGACTGAAGAAGAACACAA ATTGTTTCTATTGGGGTTAAAAAAGTATGGAAAAGGAGACTGGAGAAACATTTCAAGAAATTTTGTGGTGACAAGAACACCAACTCAGGTGGCAAGTCATGCTCAGAAGTATTTCATCCGGCAACTTTCTGGTGGGAAAGATAAAAGAAGAGCAAGCATTCATGATATAACCACTGTTAATCTTAACGAAAACTCCGGCTCTTCATCGGAATATAAAACAGCCGCTTTGCCGGAGCAATGCAAATTCCAGTGGAATCAACCAAACAGTGAAAGCACCACCATGGATCTTAACCAAGCATATGGGAATATGTTCATGTCTCCAACATATGGAGGGACCATGTATGGCGGAGGCGGTTTACAGATTGGTGTACCCAATAATATGGTTTTTCAGATGCAAACCACCTATCCTCTCTAA